A single genomic interval of Nocardioides nitrophenolicus harbors:
- a CDS encoding antibiotic biosynthesis monooxygenase family protein, with protein sequence MSVVKINAIQVPPNAGPELEKRFAARAGAVEKAPGFLGFQLLRPTAGEDRYFVVTHWADEDSFAAWRDGDARAAHATPEGEAPRKPVATGADLLEFEVVLDVKPA encoded by the coding sequence ATGTCCGTCGTGAAGATCAACGCCATCCAGGTCCCGCCCAACGCCGGCCCCGAGCTGGAGAAGCGGTTCGCCGCCCGGGCCGGGGCGGTCGAGAAGGCGCCCGGCTTCCTGGGCTTCCAGCTGCTCCGGCCCACCGCCGGCGAGGACCGCTACTTCGTGGTGACCCACTGGGCCGACGAGGATTCCTTCGCCGCGTGGCGCGACGGCGACGCCCGGGCCGCCCACGCGACGCCCGAGGGCGAGGCGCCGCGCAAGCCGGTCGCGACCGGTGCCGACCTGCTGGAGTTCGAGGTCGTGCTCGACGTCAAGCCGGCCTGA
- a CDS encoding MFS transporter, whose translation MLALLAAVEVASGVIQGYYGPVMVDLAHDLDVRYADLNWLEAAQLVFSALVVPPLARLGDLVGHRRVLLVATAVTALATWGIAFAPSFPMLLVAWTLQGTYVVWLPIEVAVIHRRTAGRPDQGRLTRRAAAILVATLELSVIVAAVLAGQLADRVSLTTMLVLPAVVVTLCLPLLALLEEIPGLPGGRFDWGGLGLLAAAILSVLGGLVAIRVDGVASPPAWLLVGLGLLLLVPWWRYENRHPDPMVDVALLRRPAQWSVQASALLVGMSLLGAQVPLSTYFRSDPAVHGYGFGLTAAQGSVRIAFYVACLAIGALALGPVSRRLGVRHAMAAGCVVYAAGYAAWLPCHASPGAAWAVMGVIGLGTGGLVAAIPAAAAAVAPPGRVGSATGLTNAAKTVGGGLASSVFAICLARTGGIRVDGGSLGGYYAVWSICAVSGLVAAAVLVATARAAAVDAVVVASAPGDPARSPSR comes from the coding sequence GTGCTCGCGCTGCTGGCCGCGGTCGAGGTCGCCAGCGGCGTGATCCAGGGCTACTACGGCCCGGTCATGGTGGACCTCGCCCACGACCTCGACGTCCGGTACGCCGACCTGAACTGGCTCGAGGCCGCCCAGCTGGTGTTCTCGGCGCTGGTCGTGCCGCCGCTGGCCCGGCTGGGCGACCTGGTCGGTCACCGGCGGGTGCTCCTGGTCGCGACGGCGGTGACGGCGCTCGCCACCTGGGGGATCGCCTTCGCGCCGAGCTTCCCGATGCTGCTGGTCGCCTGGACCCTGCAGGGCACCTATGTCGTCTGGCTGCCGATCGAGGTCGCCGTGATCCACCGGCGCACGGCGGGCCGGCCGGACCAGGGCCGGCTGACCCGGCGGGCCGCCGCGATCCTGGTCGCCACCTTGGAGCTGTCGGTCATCGTCGCGGCCGTGCTCGCCGGCCAGCTCGCCGACCGGGTCTCCCTCACCACGATGCTGGTGCTGCCCGCCGTCGTCGTCACCCTGTGCCTGCCGCTGCTCGCGCTGCTCGAGGAGATCCCCGGGCTGCCGGGCGGCCGCTTCGACTGGGGCGGCCTGGGCCTGCTGGCCGCCGCGATCCTGTCCGTGCTCGGTGGGCTGGTCGCCATCCGGGTCGACGGCGTCGCCTCGCCGCCGGCCTGGCTGCTGGTCGGGCTCGGCCTGCTGCTGCTCGTGCCGTGGTGGCGCTACGAGAACCGGCACCCGGACCCGATGGTCGACGTCGCCCTGCTCCGGCGGCCGGCGCAGTGGAGCGTGCAGGCGAGCGCCCTCCTGGTCGGCATGTCCCTGCTCGGCGCGCAGGTCCCGCTGTCGACCTACTTCCGCAGCGACCCCGCCGTCCACGGCTACGGCTTCGGGCTCACGGCCGCGCAGGGGTCGGTCCGGATCGCGTTCTACGTCGCCTGCCTGGCGATCGGCGCGCTGGCCCTCGGCCCGGTGAGCCGGCGGCTCGGCGTACGGCACGCGATGGCGGCGGGCTGCGTGGTCTACGCGGCGGGGTACGCCGCCTGGCTGCCCTGTCACGCCAGCCCCGGCGCGGCGTGGGCGGTGATGGGCGTGATCGGGCTCGGGACCGGCGGCCTGGTGGCCGCGATCCCGGCGGCCGCGGCGGCCGTCGCGCCGCCCGGCCGGGTCGGCTCGGCCACCGGGCTCACCAATGCCGCCAAGACCGTCGGCGGCGGCCTCGCCTCCTCGGTCTTCGCGATCTGCCTGGCCCGCACCGGCGGGATCCGGGTCGACGGGGGCAGCCTCGGCGGCTACTACGCGGTGTGGTCGATCTGCGCCGTCTCCGGGCTGGTGGCCGCGGCTGTGCTGGTCGCCACCGCCCGCGCGGCCGCCGTCGACGCCGTCGTCGTCGCTAGCGCGCCAGGAGATCCAGCTCGATCGCCTTCTCGATGA
- a CDS encoding Ig-like domain-containing protein gives MKLPRIALSAALAVSGALVAASTTAAPARAAAPTTGCDTLAESGYRQSIIATGVTEPRGIDVDTAGVVYVGHGEQVDKLTPADGSYTRTTAGGSFTPYAIAVGNDGTIYVADRPNGKVEKLVPSGGTYTEQNVAWGYGGGLAALDVDASGAVYIGDTSNQRITKLTPGGGGYTPSGVDSLPLTEVRGIAVFGTTLWFTMDDDTVRALNIPGHTPGNPIPTSGLSGPRGLDLDPSGPAPALVVADTGNNRVVRFSLAGDALRTLPADGLDQPQDIAAGLDGNLYVADTGNDRVVRLTPLAVDADADTATTSAGDAVTADVLGNDTADGTDLADAPTIATNPEHGTATVNPNGTITYAPAAGFSGTDTYVYAVRDASGTVCATAKVTVTVSQDNACGAIGTTGPLTRLPIETGTDYPTYVDANAGGDLFVTDSENGLIAKLTPSEAGYTRSVAATGVGNVGAIAVDDSDDDGRLWVVRYPGQVLELTPSGSTYAIANTYSGGLLNNVGGIDVAPNGDVYVSINATSFGTGGVVRLSGPSRTQTQVISGLDVPHQVTVDDDGAVYVASYTRVVKYDGTTQTDAVTGLGSGQGVAVDSTGTLWISTTEDPGVWTAAPAGAGYAAKQLYAPWGANNAYNLVVTDDDTVFVADFERLWEFGPLTVEAQDDTATVGANGSVTTDVRANDVTNSFLDEITVVSAPAHGTATVNADATVTYRPTPGFSGADHYDYLARDEDGLVCAVARVTLTVTTSDGCGDIPSKEYGYDLVVSDDDFVEPAGVAIDSRNFVLIADAAGARVNAWAPGAGPSPIDQEPGLDPQGIATDAQGNVYYADEGEHEIVKLTWSEDDNDYTTRTVLAQGLQRPAGVAVDADGDVFFTERASGHVHRLTPSGGSYTSSLVASGLGSPRGIAVGADGDLFVADRSDNRLVRLTPSGADYALSVVSTSLLGPVGVTVRPDGVLLVADTENRRVLQLTPNGSGYAQTVAQRWDTRTPTWIAAPDNDRLIVSDPENDDILMMVAVGITAEDDTATTTLAAPVTTDVRANDIGIDGAPAVTTVSVPPDGGMASVGPDGRITYTPQAGFSGTDRYVYQNRVTLEGSAEFIGITAYLHIDVCDSAEVTVTVPNVFTAGPGVTTPQNEPVTTAIAAIVTTGGAALDPTAVTQAQAPAHGSLSVDGVTGAVTYTPDAGYSGADSYRVRVCDTADPAECAEITVPVTVEANTVTAEDDTATTSVAEPVVTDVAANDDSASGQAFGTITVSTPSDSGSTTVDGSEVTFTPDPGFSGATSYGYRICDTSTPTPVCDQATVHVTVDNVFVAGPGLSTPQNQSVAATTAGIATTAGMPLDPSGSSIVQPPGHGTAILSNGTLTYIPLQGFSGSDSVAVTVCDTSTPQQCATITVPVTVGVNTVTAGDDTASTTVVTAVTTDVVDNDTSTSGQALAEPTIDTAPGHGSTAVVGDAITYTPDAGFSGDDSYVYEICDTSNPTPVCDTGTVTVTVDNVFTTGASVTTAYNTPVTTGLDDYATTTGRPLAPAATTLVTGPGHGSISIDPTTGAVTYSPSAGFSGSDGYTVQVCDSSVPVQCAEASIDVTVQTKPAPTSGPTITVHAPDKATLEVTKAGKTKPVALTGSVTVTGINPATRVSGKAVTGSATLYGPAKKPGPGMCTPAAAVATVSFAPVNGTTALPAVTVDRPGHYTWVASTSADGDNLASTQSCGAPDSTTLVHRPSLPAKITVKTGYAGVVAAPAAHGRRIRPVRISIPALRLNTRLQTVGIRKRDMVIPTDPARGGWLAGSAAPGESVGSTVIAGHVSDRGDRPGAFGRLRRARPGQVVVVKTADGSVRRYRIETVTTQPRTKGLTGATTSTTGEHRLTLVTCTGRVTYPNGRFHYTKNLVVTAVPIG, from the coding sequence ATGAAGCTCCCCCGGATCGCGCTCTCCGCGGCCCTCGCCGTCAGCGGCGCGCTGGTCGCCGCGTCCACGACGGCCGCGCCCGCCCGGGCCGCGGCGCCGACCACCGGCTGCGACACGCTGGCGGAGTCCGGCTACCGCCAGTCCATCATCGCCACCGGCGTGACCGAGCCCCGTGGCATCGACGTCGACACCGCCGGCGTGGTCTACGTCGGCCATGGAGAACAGGTCGACAAGCTGACCCCGGCGGACGGCTCCTACACCAGAACCACTGCCGGCGGCTCCTTCACGCCGTACGCGATCGCGGTGGGGAACGACGGCACGATCTACGTGGCCGACCGGCCGAACGGCAAGGTGGAGAAGCTGGTCCCGTCGGGCGGGACCTACACCGAGCAGAACGTGGCCTGGGGCTACGGAGGCGGCCTCGCCGCTCTGGACGTCGACGCCTCGGGCGCGGTCTACATCGGCGACACCTCCAACCAGCGGATCACCAAGCTGACCCCGGGAGGCGGCGGCTACACCCCGTCCGGCGTGGACTCCCTTCCCCTGACCGAGGTCCGCGGCATCGCCGTGTTCGGCACCACCTTGTGGTTCACGATGGACGACGACACCGTCCGTGCGCTGAACATCCCCGGCCACACGCCGGGCAACCCGATCCCGACGAGCGGGCTGTCCGGCCCGCGTGGCCTCGACCTCGACCCGTCCGGCCCGGCTCCGGCCCTCGTCGTGGCCGACACCGGCAACAACCGGGTGGTCCGGTTCAGCCTCGCGGGCGACGCTCTGCGCACCCTCCCGGCCGACGGCCTCGACCAGCCCCAGGACATCGCGGCCGGCCTGGACGGCAACCTCTACGTCGCCGACACCGGCAACGATCGCGTGGTCAGACTGACTCCTCTCGCGGTCGACGCCGACGCCGACACCGCGACGACGAGCGCCGGTGACGCCGTCACGGCCGACGTCCTCGGCAACGACACGGCCGACGGCACCGATCTGGCCGACGCGCCCACCATCGCGACGAACCCGGAGCACGGCACCGCGACCGTCAACCCGAACGGCACCATCACCTACGCCCCGGCGGCCGGGTTCTCCGGCACCGACACCTACGTATACGCCGTGCGGGACGCCTCCGGCACGGTGTGCGCGACGGCGAAGGTCACCGTCACCGTCAGTCAGGACAACGCCTGCGGCGCGATCGGCACCACCGGCCCGCTGACCCGGCTCCCCATCGAGACCGGCACCGACTACCCGACGTACGTCGACGCGAACGCCGGCGGCGACCTGTTCGTCACCGACTCCGAGAACGGCCTGATCGCGAAGCTGACGCCGTCGGAGGCGGGCTACACCCGGTCGGTCGCGGCCACCGGCGTCGGCAATGTCGGCGCCATCGCGGTCGACGACTCCGACGACGACGGCCGGCTGTGGGTGGTGCGCTACCCGGGACAGGTGCTCGAGCTGACCCCGTCCGGGTCGACGTACGCCATCGCGAACACCTACAGCGGCGGCCTGCTGAACAACGTCGGCGGCATCGACGTGGCCCCGAACGGCGACGTCTACGTCAGCATCAACGCCACCTCGTTCGGCACGGGCGGCGTCGTCCGACTGTCCGGACCGAGCAGGACGCAGACCCAGGTGATCAGCGGCCTCGACGTCCCGCACCAGGTGACGGTCGACGACGACGGCGCGGTCTACGTCGCCAGCTACACGCGCGTGGTGAAGTACGACGGCACGACCCAGACCGACGCGGTCACCGGTCTCGGCAGCGGCCAGGGAGTCGCCGTCGACAGCACCGGCACCCTGTGGATCAGCACCACCGAGGACCCCGGCGTCTGGACGGCGGCACCCGCCGGCGCCGGCTACGCCGCCAAGCAGCTCTACGCCCCCTGGGGCGCGAACAACGCCTACAACCTCGTCGTCACCGACGACGACACCGTCTTCGTGGCCGACTTCGAAAGGCTCTGGGAGTTCGGCCCGCTGACGGTCGAGGCGCAGGACGACACGGCCACCGTCGGCGCGAACGGCTCGGTCACCACCGACGTGCGGGCCAACGACGTCACCAACTCCTTCCTCGACGAGATCACCGTGGTGAGCGCGCCCGCCCACGGCACCGCCACCGTCAACGCCGACGCCACGGTGACCTACCGGCCCACTCCCGGGTTCTCCGGCGCCGACCACTACGACTACCTGGCCCGCGACGAGGACGGCCTGGTCTGCGCCGTGGCCCGGGTGACGCTCACCGTCACCACGTCCGACGGCTGCGGCGACATCCCGTCGAAGGAGTACGGCTACGACCTGGTCGTCAGCGACGACGACTTCGTCGAGCCGGCGGGCGTCGCGATCGACTCGAGGAACTTCGTGCTCATCGCCGACGCGGCCGGGGCCCGGGTGAACGCGTGGGCCCCGGGTGCGGGACCCTCGCCGATCGACCAGGAGCCGGGCCTGGACCCGCAGGGCATCGCCACCGACGCGCAGGGCAACGTCTACTACGCCGACGAGGGCGAGCACGAGATCGTGAAGCTCACCTGGTCGGAGGACGACAACGACTACACCACCCGGACCGTCCTCGCCCAGGGGCTCCAGCGCCCGGCCGGCGTCGCCGTCGACGCGGACGGCGACGTCTTCTTCACCGAGCGCGCCAGCGGCCATGTCCACCGGCTGACACCGTCGGGTGGGAGCTACACGTCCTCGCTCGTCGCCTCCGGGCTGGGCAGCCCGCGCGGCATCGCCGTCGGCGCGGACGGCGACCTGTTCGTCGCCGACCGCAGCGACAACCGGCTCGTGAGGCTGACGCCGTCCGGGGCCGACTACGCCCTGAGCGTCGTGTCCACCAGCCTGCTCGGCCCGGTCGGGGTCACCGTCCGGCCGGACGGCGTACTCCTCGTGGCCGACACCGAGAACCGGCGGGTGCTGCAGCTGACGCCCAACGGCTCGGGCTACGCCCAGACCGTGGCCCAGCGCTGGGACACCCGCACCCCCACCTGGATCGCCGCGCCCGACAACGATCGGCTGATCGTCTCCGACCCGGAGAACGACGACATCCTGATGATGGTCGCGGTCGGCATCACGGCCGAGGACGACACCGCGACGACGACCCTGGCGGCCCCGGTGACCACCGACGTGCGCGCCAACGACATCGGCATCGACGGCGCCCCGGCCGTCACGACGGTGTCGGTGCCGCCCGACGGGGGCATGGCGAGCGTCGGCCCGGACGGGAGGATCACCTACACCCCGCAGGCGGGGTTCTCGGGGACGGACCGCTACGTCTACCAGAACCGGGTCACCCTGGAGGGCAGCGCCGAGTTCATCGGGATCACCGCCTACCTGCACATCGACGTCTGCGACTCCGCCGAGGTCACGGTGACCGTGCCCAACGTCTTCACCGCCGGTCCCGGCGTCACCACCCCGCAGAACGAGCCGGTGACGACGGCGATCGCGGCGATCGTGACCACGGGCGGCGCGGCGCTGGACCCCACCGCCGTGACCCAGGCCCAGGCCCCGGCCCACGGCTCGCTGTCGGTCGACGGCGTCACCGGAGCGGTGACCTACACCCCCGACGCCGGCTACAGCGGCGCCGACTCCTACCGGGTCCGGGTGTGCGACACGGCCGACCCGGCCGAGTGCGCGGAGATCACCGTGCCCGTGACCGTCGAGGCGAACACCGTCACGGCCGAGGACGACACCGCCACCACGTCGGTCGCCGAACCGGTCGTCACCGACGTGGCGGCCAACGACGACAGCGCGTCCGGCCAGGCCTTCGGCACCATCACGGTCAGCACGCCGTCCGACAGCGGCAGCACCACCGTCGACGGCTCCGAGGTCACGTTCACACCGGACCCCGGCTTCTCCGGCGCGACCAGCTACGGCTACCGGATCTGCGACACCTCCACGCCCACCCCGGTCTGCGACCAGGCGACGGTGCACGTCACCGTCGACAACGTGTTCGTCGCCGGTCCCGGCCTGAGCACGCCGCAGAACCAGTCGGTGGCCGCGACGACGGCCGGGATCGCGACCACCGCGGGCATGCCGCTCGACCCGTCGGGATCGAGCATCGTGCAGCCCCCTGGCCACGGCACGGCGATCCTCAGCAACGGCACCCTGACCTACATCCCGTTGCAGGGGTTCAGCGGCTCGGACTCGGTCGCCGTCACCGTGTGTGACACCTCGACGCCCCAGCAATGCGCCACCATCACGGTGCCCGTCACGGTCGGGGTCAACACGGTGACCGCCGGCGACGACACCGCCTCCACCACCGTCGTGACCGCGGTCACCACCGACGTGGTCGACAACGACACCTCCACCTCGGGCCAGGCACTGGCCGAGCCGACGATCGACACGGCGCCCGGCCACGGCAGCACCGCCGTCGTCGGCGACGCGATCACCTACACCCCCGATGCCGGGTTCTCCGGTGACGACTCCTACGTCTACGAGATCTGCGACACCTCGAACCCGACGCCGGTCTGCGACACCGGGACCGTCACCGTGACCGTCGACAACGTCTTCACCACGGGCGCCTCGGTCACGACGGCGTACAACACGCCGGTCACGACCGGCCTCGACGACTACGCCACCACCACCGGCAGGCCGCTCGCGCCGGCCGCGACCACCCTGGTCACCGGGCCCGGGCACGGCTCCATCTCGATCGACCCGACCACGGGCGCCGTCACCTACAGCCCGAGCGCAGGGTTCAGCGGCTCCGACGGCTACACCGTCCAGGTCTGCGACAGCTCGGTGCCGGTCCAGTGTGCCGAGGCGAGCATCGACGTCACGGTCCAGACCAAGCCGGCGCCCACCAGCGGCCCCACCATCACCGTGCACGCCCCCGACAAGGCCACGCTCGAGGTCACCAAGGCGGGCAAGACCAAGCCGGTCGCCCTCACCGGCTCGGTCACCGTCACCGGCATCAACCCGGCCACGCGGGTCAGCGGCAAGGCGGTGACCGGCTCGGCGACCCTCTACGGCCCGGCGAAGAAGCCCGGTCCCGGGATGTGCACGCCGGCCGCAGCCGTCGCCACCGTCTCCTTCGCGCCCGTCAACGGCACCACGGCCCTGCCCGCGGTCACGGTGGACCGGCCCGGTCACTACACCTGGGTCGCCTCGACCAGCGCCGACGGCGACAACCTCGCCAGCACCCAGTCCTGCGGCGCTCCGGACTCGACCACGCTCGTCCACCGACCGTCGCTGCCGGCCAAGATCACCGTCAAGACCGGGTACGCCGGCGTCGTCGCCGCCCCCGCGGCCCACGGCCGCCGGATCCGGCCGGTCCGGATCAGCATCCCCGCCCTGCGGCTCAACACCCGGCTCCAGACCGTCGGCATCCGCAAGCGGGACATGGTGATCCCGACCGACCCCGCGCGCGGCGGCTGGCTCGCCGGCTCCGCCGCCCCGGGCGAGTCCGTCGGCTCCACCGTCATCGCCGGTCACGTCTCCGACCGCGGCGACCGGCCCGGCGCCTTCGGCAGGCTGCGCCGGGCGCGCCCCGGTCAGGTCGTCGTCGTGAAGACCGCCGACGGCTCGGTGAGGCGCTACCGGATCGAGACCGTCACCACCCAGCCCCGCACCAAGGGCCTGACCGGAGCCACGACCTCGACCACCGGCGAGCACCGGCTCACCCTGGTCACCTGCACCGGCCGGGTCACCTACCCCAACGGCCGGTTCCACTACACGAAGAACCTGGTCGTGACCGCCGTGCCGATCGGCTGA
- a CDS encoding helix-turn-helix transcriptional regulator yields the protein MTGPVLLARRRLHDRLDQEDPRIAVLSAPSGSGKTSLVRCWVAPRDPSTVVWVTLETDHFRRASFWQTVLTYAGRLGVLPADEVAGLVGDVELSNDLAELVAGALSGRGPLVLVIDAHERLRDDTGAVDADLLRLVRLAPEVRVIVTTRTGTGLANPGRTLRGEVQLLTGADLAFTAAETQELLATFGAPGVAERAAELQAATGGFPLAVRAGMLALARSGADPELPDWQSLVAEDLRVQLGEGAAYELVLATCLPPYFDTDLATELTGSADVKGLLAELEWNGYGRWIPFAPGRQVFQYVESLRTAMLADAARLPAAQQARAARSTAFWLHRHGNFETAFEVAVAGRQYDIAGRVYADLVASNPETITTNRFDRQLATVPRRALNQYPALALGRGLACHRNPALHGAAAEYFRIPASWVGPPPPDMTPGEVLMVHTAKVASLRVLGRFDDSARAAQQALALFDAIPDGEQHHITDLGATTLRHLAYSLFQDGRVDAARSVVNRAITMSSRPDSLNQTAVYAVGFDAFDGRCAEARSAQEHLDPAAWRPGQTYSYVNALGRIGQAALLLDDFELAASIAEYDGCRFAVASEFWPFVTWTLMHARLGLGHAATEAHRVETALDRTPAPPGTADSLGGAAVRATLAVLWLAAGNRTKAGPLLRTRTRYAGQLAPATLLGRLLAGEHGEALAALPRLELQPGHTTRSRAAVLTLGAAAALRAEHGDTAVALLDRVLALVGPGGARAHLMYLPAADLAGLRELARAHGDSALRDYLGGPVPDCIATDTVSFSLTPQERLVVAAFAHHPTRAAVAAALHVSENTVKTHLQRIYRKLGVNSRDGVIEKAIELDLLAR from the coding sequence ATGACGGGACCGGTCCTCCTCGCGCGCCGTCGCCTGCACGACCGCCTGGACCAGGAGGATCCGCGGATCGCCGTCCTCTCGGCGCCCAGCGGGTCCGGCAAGACCAGCCTGGTCCGGTGCTGGGTGGCGCCGCGCGACCCGAGCACGGTCGTGTGGGTGACCCTCGAGACCGACCACTTCCGCCGGGCCAGCTTCTGGCAGACGGTGCTCACGTACGCCGGCCGGCTGGGCGTCCTGCCCGCCGACGAGGTCGCGGGCCTGGTGGGCGACGTCGAGCTCAGCAACGACCTGGCCGAGCTGGTGGCGGGTGCGCTGTCGGGGCGCGGACCGCTGGTCCTGGTGATCGACGCGCACGAGCGGCTGCGCGACGACACCGGCGCGGTCGACGCCGACCTGCTGCGGCTGGTACGGCTGGCGCCCGAGGTCCGGGTGATCGTCACCACCCGCACCGGCACCGGCCTGGCCAACCCCGGCCGCACCCTGCGCGGCGAGGTGCAGCTGCTCACCGGCGCCGACCTCGCGTTCACCGCGGCCGAGACCCAGGAGCTGCTGGCGACCTTCGGGGCGCCGGGCGTCGCCGAGCGGGCGGCCGAGCTGCAGGCCGCGACGGGCGGCTTCCCGCTCGCGGTCCGGGCCGGCATGCTCGCGCTGGCCCGCAGCGGCGCGGACCCGGAGCTCCCCGACTGGCAGTCGCTGGTCGCCGAGGACCTGCGGGTCCAGCTCGGCGAGGGGGCGGCCTACGAGCTGGTGCTCGCGACCTGCCTGCCGCCGTACTTCGACACCGACCTGGCCACCGAGCTGACCGGCTCCGCCGACGTGAAGGGCCTCCTGGCCGAGCTGGAGTGGAACGGCTACGGCCGCTGGATCCCGTTCGCGCCGGGCCGCCAGGTCTTCCAGTACGTCGAGTCGCTGCGGACCGCGATGCTCGCCGACGCCGCCCGGCTGCCGGCCGCCCAGCAGGCGCGCGCCGCGCGCAGCACCGCCTTCTGGCTGCACCGCCACGGCAACTTCGAGACCGCCTTCGAGGTCGCCGTGGCCGGCCGGCAGTACGACATCGCGGGCCGCGTGTACGCCGACCTGGTGGCGAGCAATCCCGAGACGATCACGACCAACCGCTTCGACCGCCAGCTCGCGACCGTCCCGCGCCGGGCCCTCAACCAGTACCCGGCGCTCGCCCTCGGCCGGGGCCTGGCCTGTCACCGCAATCCCGCGCTGCACGGCGCGGCGGCGGAGTACTTCCGGATCCCCGCCTCGTGGGTGGGCCCGCCGCCCCCGGACATGACGCCCGGCGAGGTGCTCATGGTCCACACCGCCAAGGTGGCCAGCCTGCGGGTGCTCGGCCGCTTCGACGACTCGGCGCGGGCCGCGCAGCAGGCGCTGGCCCTCTTCGACGCCATCCCCGACGGGGAGCAGCACCACATCACCGACCTCGGCGCCACCACCCTGCGCCATCTCGCCTACTCGCTGTTCCAGGACGGCCGGGTCGACGCCGCCCGCAGTGTCGTGAACCGGGCGATCACGATGAGCAGCCGGCCGGACTCGCTCAACCAGACGGCGGTGTACGCCGTCGGCTTCGACGCCTTCGACGGCCGCTGCGCGGAGGCCCGCTCGGCGCAGGAGCACCTCGACCCGGCGGCCTGGCGGCCCGGCCAGACCTACAGCTACGTCAACGCGCTGGGCCGGATCGGGCAGGCCGCCCTGCTGCTCGACGACTTCGAGCTGGCGGCGTCGATCGCCGAGTACGACGGCTGCCGGTTCGCGGTCGCCTCGGAGTTCTGGCCGTTCGTCACCTGGACCCTGATGCACGCCCGCCTCGGCCTGGGGCACGCCGCCACCGAGGCGCACCGGGTCGAGACCGCGCTGGACCGCACCCCCGCCCCGCCCGGGACCGCCGACAGCCTGGGCGGGGCCGCCGTCCGGGCGACGCTGGCCGTGCTGTGGCTGGCCGCCGGGAACCGCACCAAGGCCGGTCCGCTGCTCCGCACCCGCACCCGGTACGCCGGCCAGCTGGCACCGGCCACCCTGCTCGGCCGGCTGCTCGCGGGCGAGCACGGCGAGGCGCTGGCCGCCCTCCCCCGCCTGGAGCTCCAGCCCGGCCACACCACCCGCTCCCGGGCCGCCGTCCTGACGCTCGGCGCCGCGGCCGCGCTGCGCGCCGAGCACGGCGACACCGCGGTGGCCCTGCTCGACCGGGTCCTGGCCCTGGTCGGACCGGGCGGTGCGCGCGCCCACCTGATGTACCTCCCGGCCGCCGACCTCGCCGGCCTGCGCGAGCTGGCGCGGGCGCACGGCGACTCCGCGCTGCGCGACTACCTGGGTGGGCCGGTGCCCGACTGCATCGCGACCGACACGGTGAGCTTCTCACTGACCCCGCAGGAGCGGCTCGTGGTCGCGGCCTTCGCCCACCACCCGACCCGGGCCGCGGTCGCCGCCGCGCTGCACGTCTCGGAGAACACCGTGAAGACCCACCTGCAGCGGATCTACCGCAAGCTCGGGGTCAACTCACGCGACGGCGTCATCGAGAAGGCGATCGAGCTGGATCTCCTGGCGCGCTAG
- a CDS encoding SRPBCC family protein produces MPPGRGRRGRPPGRRRLPAGRDPLSPVEVAFPVPADRAFDYLADPRHRPLWQSSLRAVADVRHGGAAWTDVTVVPGVRPRMRTTLSEPPHRWVEEGDWGPFRARLELRFAPTGAERCTVTAHFGVRGLGLGRLLTVGARPAVAADLRRAADLLRPA; encoded by the coding sequence CTGCCGCCGGGTCGCGGCCGTCGTGGCCGCCCACCCGGGCGCCGCCGACTACCAGCCGGGCGCGATCCTCTGAGCCCGGTCGAGGTCGCCTTCCCGGTCCCCGCGGACCGGGCCTTCGACTACCTCGCCGACCCGCGCCACCGCCCGTTGTGGCAGTCCTCGCTGCGCGCGGTCGCCGACGTACGCCACGGCGGGGCGGCGTGGACCGACGTCACCGTGGTGCCGGGGGTACGCCCGCGGATGCGCACGACGCTCTCCGAGCCGCCGCACCGCTGGGTCGAGGAGGGGGACTGGGGCCCGTTCCGGGCGCGGCTGGAGCTCCGCTTCGCCCCCACCGGGGCCGAGCGCTGCACGGTGACCGCGCACTTCGGCGTACGCGGCCTCGGCCTGGGCCGGCTGCTCACCGTGGGCGCGCGGCCGGCCGTGGCGGCCGACCTGCGCCGCGCGGCGGACCTGCTCAGGCCGGCTTGA